One stretch of Hevea brasiliensis isolate MT/VB/25A 57/8 chromosome 12, ASM3005281v1, whole genome shotgun sequence DNA includes these proteins:
- the LOC110647087 gene encoding uncharacterized protein LOC110647087 isoform X1 has protein sequence MERSEPTLVPEWLRSSGSVSGGGSSAHHTASSSSHSDVSSSAHHARNRNSKSISDFDSPRSAFLDRTSSSNSRRSSSNGSAKHAYSSFSRSHRDKDRERDKERLNFGDHWDCDVPDPLGSILSSRSEKDTLRRTHSMVSRKQGEVLPRRFTGDLKNGSNSNHVNGNGLISGISVGSSIQKTVFEKDFPSLGSEERQGVPDIGRVSSPGLSTAVQSLPVGSAALIGGEGWTSALAEVPAIIGNSGSGSLSAVQTVASSAPGTPSTMAGLNMAEALTQAPSRTRAAPQVTEQLSVQTQRLEELAIKQSRQLIPVTPSMPKSSVLNSSDKSKPKTAVRAGEMNMTAKSLQQQPSSLHPANQAVLGGHVKADALKTSHGKLFVLKPGWENGASPSPKDVASPKNNVSRGSNSQLAVPSVPSAPLRSPNNMKLSSGERKSANLNLISGFNVEKRPSMSQTQSRNDFFNLLKKKTSTNTSAALPDSPSALSSPTSEKSRNVSKEVVSAPASLQGIKNGAELTSNGGTCEEIQRFSEEEAAFLRSLGWEENSGEDEGLTEEEINAFYQQCMKLQPSFKLCPGMQQKLFESHAPVMGGASSELSSTDSGSEI, from the exons ATGGAAAGAAGTGAACCCACATTAGTTCCAGAATGGTTGAGAAGTTCTGGGAGTGTTTCAGGGGGAGGCAGTTCAGCCCACCACActgcatcttcttcttcccacTCAG ATGTTTCGTCGTCAGCACATCATGCTAGAAACAGGAATTCTAAGAGCATAAGTGATTTTGATTCCCCGCGATCGGCGTTTCTTGACCGAACATCTTCTTCTAATTCCCGGAGGAGTTCCAGTAATGGGTCTGCAAAGCATGCATACAGTAGTTTTAGTAGAAGTCACCGTGACAAGGATCGAGAAAGAGACAAAGAGAGGTTGAATTTTGGGGACCATTGGGACTGTGATGTTCCTGATCCTTTGGGAAGCATACTGTCAAGTAGAAGTGAGAAGGATACTTTGCGGCGTACCCATTCGATGGTGTCAAGGAAACAGGGTGAGGTATTACCTCGAAGATTTACAGGGGACTTAAAAAATGGGAGTAACAGCAATCATGTGAATGGCAATGGTTTGATTTCTGGGATCAGTGTCGGTAGCAGCATTCAGAAGACAGTGTTTGAAAAGGATTTTCCCTCACTTGGGAGTGAAGAGAGACAAGGAGTGCCTGATATAGGAAGGGTTTCATCTCCTGGCTTGAGCACAGCTGTCCAAAGCTTGCCTGTTGGTAGTGCTGCTTTGATTGGTGGGGAAGGATGGACATCAGCTCTGGCTGAGGTGCCCGCTATAATAGGAAATAGTGGCAGTGGTTCCTTATCTGCTGTACAAACTGTTGCTAGTTCAGCACCTGGGACTCCAAGTACAATGGCTGGTCTCAATATGGCTGAAGCACTGACTCAGGCTCCATCAAGAACTCGTGCTGCTCCACAGGTAACTGAGCAG TTGTCTGTCCAAACTCAAAGGCTTGAGGAATTGGCTATTAAGCAATCGAGGCAATTAATACCAGTAACACCTTCAATGCCTAAGAGTTCG GTTCTCAATTCATCCGATAAATCAAAACCCAAAACTGCAGTTAGAGCTGGTGAGATGAACATGACCGCCAAGAGTCTGCAACAACAGCCCTCTTCATTGCACCCTGCCAATCAAGCTGTTCTTGGGGGACATGTCAAAGCTGATGCACTAAAGACATCTCATGGGAAGCTCTTTGTTCTCAAGCCGGGATGGGAAAATGGTGCATCCCCCTCTCCAAAGGATGTTGCTAGTCCTAAAAATAATGTCAGCAGAGGATCAAATAGCCAACTTGCTGTTCCTTCAGTTCCATCTGCACCTTTGAGGAGCCCAAACAATATGAAGCTTTCTTCTGGGGAACGCAAGTCTGCTAACTTGAATTTGATTTCAGGGTTCAATGTGGAAAAGAGACCTTCTATGTCTCAAACCCAGAGCCGAAATGATTTTTTTAACCTCCTGAAAAAGAAAACCTCAACGAACACTTCTGCAGCTCTCCCTGATTCACCCTCTGCTCTTTCATCTCCCACCAGTGAGAAATCCCGTAACGTGAGCAAGGAAGTAGTCAGTGCTCCTGCAAGTCTTCAGGGTATTAAGAATGGTGCTGAGTTGACTAGCAATGGTGGCACATGTGAAGAGATTCAGAGATTTTCTGAGGAAGAAGCTGCATTCCTTCGTTCACTTGGTTGGGAAGAAAATTCTGGGGAGGATGAGGGCCTCACGGAAGAGGAGATCAATGCTTTCTATCAGCAG TGCATGAAATTGCAGCCGTCCTTTAAACTCTGCCCAGGTATGCAGCAAAAGCTGTTTGAATCTCATGCACCTGTTATGGGTGGAGCTTCATCTGAGCTCAGCTCTACTGACTCTGGATCAGAAATTTGA
- the LOC110647087 gene encoding uncharacterized protein LOC110647087 isoform X2, producing MERSEPTLVPEWLRSSGSVSGGGSSAHHTASSSSHSDVSSSAHHARNRNSKSISDFDSPRSAFLDRTSSSNSRRSSSNGSAKHAYSSFSRSHRDKDRERDKERLNFGDHWDCDVPDPLGSILSSRSEKDTLRRTHSMVSRKQGEVLPRRFTGDLKNGSNSNHVNGNGLISGISVGSSIQKTVFEKDFPSLGSEERQGVPDIGRVSSPGLSTAVQSLPVGSAALIGGEGWTSALAEVPAIIGNSGSGSLSAVQTVASSAPGTPSTMAGLNMAEALTQAPSRTRAAPQLSVQTQRLEELAIKQSRQLIPVTPSMPKSSVLNSSDKSKPKTAVRAGEMNMTAKSLQQQPSSLHPANQAVLGGHVKADALKTSHGKLFVLKPGWENGASPSPKDVASPKNNVSRGSNSQLAVPSVPSAPLRSPNNMKLSSGERKSANLNLISGFNVEKRPSMSQTQSRNDFFNLLKKKTSTNTSAALPDSPSALSSPTSEKSRNVSKEVVSAPASLQGIKNGAELTSNGGTCEEIQRFSEEEAAFLRSLGWEENSGEDEGLTEEEINAFYQQCMKLQPSFKLCPGMQQKLFESHAPVMGGASSELSSTDSGSEI from the exons ATGGAAAGAAGTGAACCCACATTAGTTCCAGAATGGTTGAGAAGTTCTGGGAGTGTTTCAGGGGGAGGCAGTTCAGCCCACCACActgcatcttcttcttcccacTCAG ATGTTTCGTCGTCAGCACATCATGCTAGAAACAGGAATTCTAAGAGCATAAGTGATTTTGATTCCCCGCGATCGGCGTTTCTTGACCGAACATCTTCTTCTAATTCCCGGAGGAGTTCCAGTAATGGGTCTGCAAAGCATGCATACAGTAGTTTTAGTAGAAGTCACCGTGACAAGGATCGAGAAAGAGACAAAGAGAGGTTGAATTTTGGGGACCATTGGGACTGTGATGTTCCTGATCCTTTGGGAAGCATACTGTCAAGTAGAAGTGAGAAGGATACTTTGCGGCGTACCCATTCGATGGTGTCAAGGAAACAGGGTGAGGTATTACCTCGAAGATTTACAGGGGACTTAAAAAATGGGAGTAACAGCAATCATGTGAATGGCAATGGTTTGATTTCTGGGATCAGTGTCGGTAGCAGCATTCAGAAGACAGTGTTTGAAAAGGATTTTCCCTCACTTGGGAGTGAAGAGAGACAAGGAGTGCCTGATATAGGAAGGGTTTCATCTCCTGGCTTGAGCACAGCTGTCCAAAGCTTGCCTGTTGGTAGTGCTGCTTTGATTGGTGGGGAAGGATGGACATCAGCTCTGGCTGAGGTGCCCGCTATAATAGGAAATAGTGGCAGTGGTTCCTTATCTGCTGTACAAACTGTTGCTAGTTCAGCACCTGGGACTCCAAGTACAATGGCTGGTCTCAATATGGCTGAAGCACTGACTCAGGCTCCATCAAGAACTCGTGCTGCTCCACAG TTGTCTGTCCAAACTCAAAGGCTTGAGGAATTGGCTATTAAGCAATCGAGGCAATTAATACCAGTAACACCTTCAATGCCTAAGAGTTCG GTTCTCAATTCATCCGATAAATCAAAACCCAAAACTGCAGTTAGAGCTGGTGAGATGAACATGACCGCCAAGAGTCTGCAACAACAGCCCTCTTCATTGCACCCTGCCAATCAAGCTGTTCTTGGGGGACATGTCAAAGCTGATGCACTAAAGACATCTCATGGGAAGCTCTTTGTTCTCAAGCCGGGATGGGAAAATGGTGCATCCCCCTCTCCAAAGGATGTTGCTAGTCCTAAAAATAATGTCAGCAGAGGATCAAATAGCCAACTTGCTGTTCCTTCAGTTCCATCTGCACCTTTGAGGAGCCCAAACAATATGAAGCTTTCTTCTGGGGAACGCAAGTCTGCTAACTTGAATTTGATTTCAGGGTTCAATGTGGAAAAGAGACCTTCTATGTCTCAAACCCAGAGCCGAAATGATTTTTTTAACCTCCTGAAAAAGAAAACCTCAACGAACACTTCTGCAGCTCTCCCTGATTCACCCTCTGCTCTTTCATCTCCCACCAGTGAGAAATCCCGTAACGTGAGCAAGGAAGTAGTCAGTGCTCCTGCAAGTCTTCAGGGTATTAAGAATGGTGCTGAGTTGACTAGCAATGGTGGCACATGTGAAGAGATTCAGAGATTTTCTGAGGAAGAAGCTGCATTCCTTCGTTCACTTGGTTGGGAAGAAAATTCTGGGGAGGATGAGGGCCTCACGGAAGAGGAGATCAATGCTTTCTATCAGCAG TGCATGAAATTGCAGCCGTCCTTTAAACTCTGCCCAGGTATGCAGCAAAAGCTGTTTGAATCTCATGCACCTGTTATGGGTGGAGCTTCATCTGAGCTCAGCTCTACTGACTCTGGATCAGAAATTTGA